GGTGCGGCCCTGGAACGCCGGGACGACGACACGGGCGGCCATACCCTGCGGGTGGTGGGGGCCAGCGTCCGGCTGGCGCAGCGACTGGGCTGGGACGAGGACCGCGTCAAGGCGCTGCGCTGGGGCGCATACCTGCACGACCTGGGCAAGCTGGCCATTCCCGACCGCGTGCTGCACAAGTGCGGTCCCCTCGACCCCGAGGAACGCCGCATTATCCAGCGCCATCCGGTGATCGGCTACGACCTGCTTCAGGACCTGCACTTCCTGCCCGCCGAGACGCTCGACCTGGTGCGCTGCCACCACGAACGCTGGGACGGCAGCGGGTACCCGGCCGGGCTGCGCGGCCAGGACATTCCCGAGACGGCGCGGCTGTTCGCCATCGTGGACGTGTACGACGCCCTCACCAGTACCCGGCCCTACAAGGCCGCCTGGACCCACGAACGCGCCCTCGACGAGATCCGCTGGCAGGCCGGGCGGCAGTTCGACCCCCGGTACGTGGACGCCTTCCTGCGCCTGATGGCCGAGCAGGACGACGTGCGGCTGGTGTCGTGACGGCCACCTGGCTTTCCCGGTTGCGCCGTGACGGGCACACCGCCTTCCGCAACGGCCTGCACGGCGACGGCTGGCTGGAGAAGGGCGAGGTGACGCGCGGCCCGCGGCATCTGGACCGGCTGGCCTCGGCCCAGGCTGCGCGGATCGCCGCCTTTCCCGGCGCGACGTTGCTGGCCGGGACCAGCCAGTAAGGGGGAGGAGAAAAACAGCGTCCTGCACGCTTTCTTCTTCCAATCGCGCAAGTCCTCATCTTTTCAAAACTCTGGAAGCGACGGCCAGGTTCCGCCTTCCCAGTGGGCAGGCAGAGCAGAGGAGCTTTCGGGCCGCAGGCCCGCAGCCGCCCGGCGGAGATCAATACGTTCCAGGCAGGAACCGTCACTGCCCGACACAAAGCCGCCGCTGAACGAGTCTCCCTTTGCCGAGCGCAGCGGAAAGCTTCCCCTGCCCCCGGCGGTGGGGAGTGGGGGAACACCTTCCAACGCCACTGTCCTACCAGGGCAGCCCGCCTTCCCAACCAGCCCCTCAGCCTGGCAGGGCCGCCAGGTCTTCGGCAGTCGGCGCATACGCTCCCGGGTGGGCACAGGCCGCCGCCGCCGCCCGCAACCCCAGCCGCAGGTGCTCGGTCCACAGCGCCTCCGGGTGTTCGGTCGCGCTGACGAGCAACCCGGCACACAGCGCGTCCCCCGCGCCCACCGTATCGGCCACCCGCACGGGCACGGCGGGCAGGTCCACCCGGCCTGCCGATTGGTACAGCGTGGCCCCCTGTGCGCCGCGCGTGATCACGATGGGGCAGCGGGCATTCAGGCCGCGCAGGTGTCGCAGCGCGTCCTCCTCCGAGAGCGTGGGGAAGAAGAAGGCCAGGTCCTCGTCGCTGAGTTTCAGCAGGTCGGCGCGGCGGATGACCCGCTCGAACACCGCCGGGTAGTCCGGGTGGCGGTGCGTGAGGCGGGCGTTGGGGTCGAAGCTGATCTTCACGCCCGCCGCGCGTGCCGTCTCGATCAGGCCCAGCAGCGTGTCCGCCAGCGGCCAGCGGCTCAGGCTGATGCCGCCCACATGCAGCCAGCGGGCCGCCTGCGTCCATCCCTCCGGCAGCCGTGAGGGGTCGAAGTGCAGGTCGGCGCTGTTCTCGCCCAGGAAGCGGTAGGCGGGCGGCGAGACGCTGTACACCACTGCCAGCAGCGTCGGCTGGGGCACGTGCTGGAGGAAACGCGGGTCCAGGCCCGCCGACCCCCCCGCCCGCGTCAGGTCCTCCCCGAAGTTGTCCTGGCCAACGGCGCCCGCAAAGGCGCTCGGCACCCCCAGCCGCGCGCAGGCCCGCGCGACGTTCCAGCCTGCTCCCCCCGGGTGCGCGTGCCAGGTGTCGCCCCCGGCGGTCACGAGGTCGGTCAGCGCCTCCCCGGCGCTCACGATCAGGGGCAGCGGCGTGGTCATGCCCGACAGACTAAGGCCCCTGCCCGGGGCATGGGTCAACCCGGACTGCTCAAGCCGGGTGTGACCGGCCCGGCCATGTCCCCCGGCCGCCTGCGCCAGACTGCATCCGTGAGCGTCTCCGGCTCTTTCCCGCATCCCTTCCGGGCCTATACGCCCGCCGCCTACACCTTCCCCCTGCCGGTCGGGCACCGCTTCCCGGCCTACAAATACGCGGGCGTGGCGGAGAGCCTGCGCGGCCTGCTCCCGGTGCTGGACACGCCCCCTCTGCGCTGGGCGGACGCGGCGCGCGTCCATGACCCGGTCTGGCTGCGGCGCTGGCGGCGCGGGGAGGTGACGGCCGCCGAGGAACGCGCTTTCGGGCTGCCCTGGAGTCCGGCGGTGGTGGAACGTGCCCGGCGCGCGGCGGGGGGCAGCCTGGCCGCCCTGCATGACGCGCTGGCGCAGGGCTGGGGCGCGAACCTGGCAGGCGGCACGCACCACGCCTTCCGCGACCGCGCCGAGGGCTTCTGCCTGGTGAACGACGCCGCCATCCTCACCCGCCTGGCGCTGGAGGAGGGCCTGGCACGCCGGGTGGCGGTCCTCGACCTCGACGTGCATCAGGGCAACGGTACGGCCGCGCTGCTGGCGGGCGAGGCGCGGGCCTTCACGCTGAGCATCCACGGCGAGCGCAACTACCCCTTTCGCAAGGAAACCAGCAGCCTCGACCTGGGCCTGCCGGACGGTGTGACGGACGCCGACTACCTGCGGGTGCTGTGCGAGCAGGCACTCCCCGCGCTGGACGCCTTCCGGCCGGGGGTGCTGCTGTACCTCGCCGGGGCGGACGTGCTGGCCGGGGACCGCTTCGGCCGCTTCGCCCTTACGCTGGACGGCGTGCGCGAGCGCAACCGCGCGGTGCTAGGCTGGGCGCGGGAGGCAGACGTGCCCGTCGTGACGATGATGGCGGGCGGCTACAACCGCGACCACGGGCTGACGGTGGCGGCGCATGCGAGTACGGTGCAAGACGGGCTGGATGTGTTCGCCTGAGCCGCCCGGCCCCCGGATTGCGCCAACCTTCACAACGTGGGGGGCGAACGCTTGGCGCGGGGAGGGGGCCTGTACAGTCTGGGCAGTCTGCTGGCCCCCACCGTTCCTCGTCCCCTTTCAGGAGCACTTGATGGATCTGTACCCCTCCCTGTCCACGCCGCCCGACCTGGGCCGCCGTTCCCTGCGCCGGGGAGACACGCTGTACTACGCGGGTGACCCGGCGCCCAGCCTCTACCGCCTGGACAGCGGCCTGCTGCGCGCCGTGCGCCTGACGCCCCAGGGCCGCACCCTGACCCTGCGCCATATCCGGCCGGGCGACGTCTTCGGGGAGGAGGTCCTGCACGGTATCCCGCGCGGCCAGCAGGTCACGGCGCTCACCGACGCGACCCTCACGCCGCTGCACCCGCAGCACTTCGGCCCCGGCGAACTGTGGGAGGTGACGCGCAGCCTGAGCACGCAGCTCCAGCGGATGATGACCGACGGCGTCCACATCCAGGACGGCGAACTGCGCGAACGGATCGCCCGCTACCTGCTGAATCTGGCGGACAGCAGCCTGGGCGGGGCGCACCGCGACGGCACCCGCTATGTCCGCGCCACCCACGAACTGATCGCGGAGGGCACCGGCGCCACCCGCGAGAGCGTCTCCAAGCTGATCGGTGAGATGCGCGACGACGGTCTGCTCACCCCCGCTTACCGCTGCCTGACCCTGACCGATGAGGCGGGCCTGCGGGCGCTGTGTGGGGATCAGGGGGAATAGAGCACCGGCTGGCCCGTGGCTGGAGGGCCTCGCGCAATCTCCGGTCCACGGCCTTGCTCCGCCCTCTAGAATGCGCTCCATGCGGATTCGCCTTGACCCCTGGCCTGTGGACATCGAGGGCGGACAACTGGGCCTCCAGCGGTTCGAGGGGGAGCTGATCGACCTGGAGACACCGCGCTGGGCGGCCATTCCCGCCCGGCCCATTCCGGCGCGGCTGGGCACCGTGCATGTGGTGGACGGCAAGCGGCGCATGGAGTCGCGCGTCTTTATCGAGGACGACCAGGGCGAGGCGGGGATGGGCGGCTTCGGGGCCTTTGTGGTGGGGGCGGTGGACCTCTGCCCCCACGGCACGCGGCCCGCGCGGCTGACGGACGTGAAGGCGCAGCGACTGCTGGCCCATGTGCCGGGCCTGCGGGTGGACCCCTACCGCCTCTCGCCGCGTGACCCCCACACCGGGCGGCTGGAGTACCACCCCGTCCCCGCCGACAGCGCCGATCCGCTGGCGCCGCTGCACAAGCTGCAACAGACCATGCTGGCCGCCGAGCAGCAACTCTCGCACGGCCTCGCCACGCCGGTCCCCTTCGACGAGACGGACCCCCGCGAGGCGCTGACCTCGTTGACGTTGCAGGACGGCACGCTGAGAAGTCAGAACCTGGGCGGGGCGGTCGTCGGCTGCGTGAAGACCATGCAGACCCTCTACCTTCCCGAGGACCGCGCGCCGCTGCTAGCCCAGTTGCGGCCCGGCGAGCGCACGCCGATCCTGCACATGAAGTACGCGAACGGCACCTACACCCGCTTTATCTGGTACGTGCGGCTGTGCGAGGCGGCCTTTTACCAGCACCCCATGTCCGGCGTGATGCGCCTGGAAATGTACGCGCCCGACGAACCCGACTTCCTGCCGCCCATCGTGCGCGAGGTGGCGAACATCAGCGGCAATCTGCTCTGTCGCCTCGCCAGCAAGGCCCACAAGGACCCCCGCGCCCCCCAGAACCTGATCCCGACCGCCGCCCTGGAAAGCGCGATGACCCGCGCGATGGGCAGCGCCGAACTGGTGACGCGCCGCCTACGCGCCCACATCGCCCGCGAACTGGGAGTGGTCGCGTGACTGGAAACCTGCGCCTGGGGCCGGAGGGGCCGCCACCGCCGGAATCCGGTGAGCGCATCGGCATGGTGCTGGGCACCGAGGACGCCACCCCCGTCACTTTCTGGTTCGCGGTCAGCCCCGGCGCGAGCGTGCAGATGGACGACCTGGTGGCGGTCCGCACGCAGAAACCGGGCGGGCAGCCCGTCCACTTCTACGGCATCGTGGACCACGTCCGCACCCGCCACGAGGGCGTGACCTTCGACAGCGACGTGGCCGACGTGGTCGCGGGCCTCTTGCCCGCCAGCGTGAGCTACGCGGCCCGCGTGCTGGTGACGCGGGTGG
The window above is part of the Deinococcus metallilatus genome. Proteins encoded here:
- a CDS encoding DNA double-strand break repair nuclease NurA, which translates into the protein MRSMRIRLDPWPVDIEGGQLGLQRFEGELIDLETPRWAAIPARPIPARLGTVHVVDGKRRMESRVFIEDDQGEAGMGGFGAFVVGAVDLCPHGTRPARLTDVKAQRLLAHVPGLRVDPYRLSPRDPHTGRLEYHPVPADSADPLAPLHKLQQTMLAAEQQLSHGLATPVPFDETDPREALTSLTLQDGTLRSQNLGGAVVGCVKTMQTLYLPEDRAPLLAQLRPGERTPILHMKYANGTYTRFIWYVRLCEAAFYQHPMSGVMRLEMYAPDEPDFLPPIVREVANISGNLLCRLASKAHKDPRAPQNLIPTAALESAMTRAMGSAELVTRRLRAHIARELGVVA
- a CDS encoding cyclic nucleotide-binding domain-containing protein — encoded protein: MDLYPSLSTPPDLGRRSLRRGDTLYYAGDPAPSLYRLDSGLLRAVRLTPQGRTLTLRHIRPGDVFGEEVLHGIPRGQQVTALTDATLTPLHPQHFGPGELWEVTRSLSTQLQRMMTDGVHIQDGELRERIARYLLNLADSSLGGAHRDGTRYVRATHELIAEGTGATRESVSKLIGEMRDDGLLTPAYRCLTLTDEAGLRALCGDQGE
- a CDS encoding carbohydrate kinase family protein gives rise to the protein MTTPLPLIVSAGEALTDLVTAGGDTWHAHPGGAGWNVARACARLGVPSAFAGAVGQDNFGEDLTRAGGSAGLDPRFLQHVPQPTLLAVVYSVSPPAYRFLGENSADLHFDPSRLPEGWTQAARWLHVGGISLSRWPLADTLLGLIETARAAGVKISFDPNARLTHRHPDYPAVFERVIRRADLLKLSDEDLAFFFPTLSEEDALRHLRGLNARCPIVITRGAQGATLYQSAGRVDLPAVPVRVADTVGAGDALCAGLLVSATEHPEALWTEHLRLGLRAAAAACAHPGAYAPTAEDLAALPG
- a CDS encoding histone deacetylase family protein, with translation MSPGRLRQTASVSVSGSFPHPFRAYTPAAYTFPLPVGHRFPAYKYAGVAESLRGLLPVLDTPPLRWADAARVHDPVWLRRWRRGEVTAAEERAFGLPWSPAVVERARRAAGGSLAALHDALAQGWGANLAGGTHHAFRDRAEGFCLVNDAAILTRLALEEGLARRVAVLDLDVHQGNGTAALLAGEARAFTLSIHGERNYPFRKETSSLDLGLPDGVTDADYLRVLCEQALPALDAFRPGVLLYLAGADVLAGDRFGRFALTLDGVRERNRAVLGWAREADVPVVTMMAGGYNRDHGLTVAAHASTVQDGLDVFA